The window GTACGACCTGGAGGTCGACGGGCAGATCCCGGGCGACCTCGCCGGGGCGCTGTTCCGTATCTCCTCCAACCCCCGCTTCCAGCCGCGCGATCCCGACCGCTACCACTGGTGGGAGGGCGACGGCATGGTCTGCGGCATCTACCTGCGCGACGGACGCGCCGCCTACCGCACCCGCTGGGTGATGACCGACTCCATGAGGTTCGAGGTCGAGCAGGGCGAGGCGGTCTACAGCGGCTTCGCCAACGGCGGTACGCCCTCTCCCCTCCCCGCGGCGGCCCCGCCGGCAAAGAACGTCGCCAACACCAACGTGGGCCTCTTCGACGATCACCTGCTGGTCTATTTCGAGGGCGGACTGCCGTACTCGATGCACCCCGAAACGCTGGAGACGTACGGAAGTTACGACTTCCACGGCGGCATCGACGTCCTGTGCACCGCCCATTTCAAGACCGACCCCGACAGCGGCGACATGCTCTTCTTCGCCGCCACGGGGCCGACCATCACCTGGTACCGGGCGGACGTGAAGACCGGGTATGTCGTCGACAGCCACAGCTTCGACATCAAGGTGCCGGTGCTGATGCACGACTTCGCCGTCACCGACAACTACGCGATCTTCTTCGTCACCCCGGCCCAGTTCCGCCTCGACCACATCATGCGGGGCGAGCCGGGCGTGGTCTGGGACGAGGCGTCGCTGCCGCACGGTGTGCAGATCGTGCTCATGGACCGGCGGACGCACGCCGTCAGTTGGCACGAGGTGGGCGGCCACTGGGCCAACACCCACTTCTACAACGCCTACGAGGACGACGGCCAAGTCGTCATCGACGGACACCGCATCACCCGTCTGGGCACACCGGCCGACCGGCTCGACACTCCTGTGACGTCCCACTCCTGGTTCCCGCCGTCGGTGCCCCACCGCTGGCGTGTGAACCTGGCGACCGGGCGGGCGACGGAGGAGTTGGTCGGCGGCGTCGCCGGAGAGTTCCCGAGGATCAATGACGCCTTCACCGGCCGACGTCACCGCTACGGCTATTTCGTCACCACCCGCTATCTGGCCGACGACACCATGAGCGACGGTCTCGCCAAGCACGACGCATTGCGCGACTCGACCACCGTCGTCGAGGGACCGGACCACCTCACCAACCCCGGCGAGCCGGTCTTCGTCGGCCGGGAGAACGCCGTCGCCGAGGACGACGGCTACCTGCTCACCCTGTGGTGGAACCGCGCGACCGGCCTGAGTGAACTCCTCATCCACGACGCCGCCGACCTGCGACGCACCCCCCTGGCCCGGGTGAAACTGCCCAGCCGTGTGCCCTTCGGCTTCCACGGCAACTGGGCCGACCACACCACGCTCGATCACGCTGTGGCCGCCCACAGCGACGCGAACTGACCCGTCTCTTGCATCACATGCTTCTGAAAGGAGAGGTCCATGGCTATCACCGGCCTGGGACACACCGGCTTCTGGGTGGACGACCTGGAGACGATGCGTGACTTCTACACCCGGGTCATGGGGTTGACCGTGACCGACGAGGACGATGAGCGGGGCATCGTGTTCTTCTCCTCGCGCCCCGAGGAGGAGCACCACGAATTCGTGCTCCAGCGCGGCCGCACCGCTCCTCCCGGTGCCAAGCTCACCCACCAGGTGTCGTGGAGGGTCGACTCGCTGGAGACGATCATCGAGTTCCACCACCGGTTCCGCGCCGAAGGCATCAAGGTCCAGCAGGAAGTCACCCACGGCAACGCGATCGGGATCTACTTCTTCGATCCCGAGGGCAACCGCAACGAGGTCTATCTCCGGGTGGAGCGGGACGTACGCCAGCCCTTCCGTAAGTCACTCAACCTCGACCTGTCCCCGGAGGAGATCTTCGCCGAGGCCGAACGGCTGCTCACCGAGGGCGGCCCGGCCTACCAGCCGGTCCAGTGACGGTGTCCCCACCACGGCCGCGCTCCGGAATCCCGGAGCGCGGCCGCAGGACTTCGGCGCCGGCGGCCGTGGCCCTCGATGCCGGACGCACAGCCCTCCATACAGCACGCTTCGTACTCCGATCCCTCCCCCACCTCAATGGCCCACCCGCGACTTCGGCCGAGGTGCCGACCCTGGCCGCCGTTTCGACCCCGCCTTCCGGAGAACCGTCATGAGACTGAGCACCGTCCGTCTGCCCGCCCCCGATTCCGACGGGCTGATCACTGCTGCCGCCCGCCACGAGGCCGATGAACTGGTCCTCCTGCCGTACCCGGACGTCGGAGTGCTGCTGGCCGGCGGGGAGGACTGGCAGCATCGCGCCGCAGCGGCCGACGGCGAGCGGCTGCCTCTGGAGGGGGCGTCCCTCGCCCCCGTCGTCCCGCACCCCAACAAAATCGTGTGCCTCGGCCTGAACTACGCCACACACATCAAGGAGATGGGACGGCCGACCCCGACCCACCCGACGCTCTTCGCGAAGTACGACGGGTCCTTGGTCGGGGCCCACGACGACGTCCATATGCCGTCCGTCAGCGACGACCTCGACTGGGAGGCCGAGCTCGGTGTCGTGATCGGACGGCGAGCCAGGCACGTCACCCGGGACGAGGCGCTCGCCTACGTGGGCGGCTACACCGTCGTCAACGACGTGACCGTACGGGAC is drawn from Streptomyces liliifuscus and contains these coding sequences:
- a CDS encoding carotenoid oxygenase family protein; the encoded protein is MTLPSRQGPSLPDPLTIAPRTTAHPPTPRLAQDAAGWAPGNKFLEGPFTPWTEESGAYDLEVDGQIPGDLAGALFRISSNPRFQPRDPDRYHWWEGDGMVCGIYLRDGRAAYRTRWVMTDSMRFEVEQGEAVYSGFANGGTPSPLPAAAPPAKNVANTNVGLFDDHLLVYFEGGLPYSMHPETLETYGSYDFHGGIDVLCTAHFKTDPDSGDMLFFAATGPTITWYRADVKTGYVVDSHSFDIKVPVLMHDFAVTDNYAIFFVTPAQFRLDHIMRGEPGVVWDEASLPHGVQIVLMDRRTHAVSWHEVGGHWANTHFYNAYEDDGQVVIDGHRITRLGTPADRLDTPVTSHSWFPPSVPHRWRVNLATGRATEELVGGVAGEFPRINDAFTGRRHRYGYFVTTRYLADDTMSDGLAKHDALRDSTTVVEGPDHLTNPGEPVFVGRENAVAEDDGYLLTLWWNRATGLSELLIHDAADLRRTPLARVKLPSRVPFGFHGNWADHTTLDHAVAAHSDAN
- a CDS encoding VOC family protein, whose product is MAITGLGHTGFWVDDLETMRDFYTRVMGLTVTDEDDERGIVFFSSRPEEEHHEFVLQRGRTAPPGAKLTHQVSWRVDSLETIIEFHHRFRAEGIKVQQEVTHGNAIGIYFFDPEGNRNEVYLRVERDVRQPFRKSLNLDLSPEEIFAEAERLLTEGGPAYQPVQ
- a CDS encoding fumarylacetoacetate hydrolase family protein, which encodes MRLSTVRLPAPDSDGLITAAARHEADELVLLPYPDVGVLLAGGEDWQHRAAAADGERLPLEGASLAPVVPHPNKIVCLGLNYATHIKEMGRPTPTHPTLFAKYDGSLVGAHDDVHMPSVSDDLDWEAELGVVIGRRARHVTRDEALAYVGGYTVVNDVTVRDWQHRTREFLSGKTFEATTPVGPSLVTPDELPPGGSGLVVGCSVDGHTMQKSNTSDLLFDVAAIIAYISTIITLLPGDLIATGTPGGVGAGRDPKVFLRPGQQLVTFIEGVGELCNTVVKDRL